A single window of Coleofasciculus sp. FACHB-1120 DNA harbors:
- a CDS encoding KH domain-containing protein, with product MSWNKSVPQLPHESELDSSASTSQPIRSSHGSSLPDYAALVKFLVQPFLESPKLLSVDCEMSQGNTKAWVRLAFEGEDKGRVFGRGGRNIQAIRTVIEAAAKAANQSVYLDIYGSSARSLESTPGSPEVAKKDPPRRSSSVAAPKFRSR from the coding sequence ATGTCTTGGAACAAGTCAGTGCCCCAACTACCGCATGAGTCCGAGTTGGATTCCTCAGCTTCAACCAGTCAGCCTATAAGGTCATCCCACGGGAGTTCGCTACCCGATTATGCCGCTCTCGTGAAATTTTTGGTGCAGCCGTTTTTAGAATCACCAAAATTGCTGAGCGTGGACTGCGAAATGTCGCAGGGGAATACTAAAGCATGGGTGCGGCTGGCTTTTGAAGGCGAAGATAAGGGAAGAGTTTTTGGTCGGGGAGGGCGTAATATTCAGGCTATTCGGACGGTGATTGAAGCGGCTGCGAAAGCTGCCAATCAATCTGTGTACCTGGATATCTATGGGAGTTCAGCGCGATCGCTTGAAAGTACGCCGGGAAGTCCAGAAGTTGCGAAAAAAGATCCACCTCGCCGGTCTTCCTCGGTAGCAGCTCCCAAATTCCGCTCCCGTTAA
- a CDS encoding phytanoyl-CoA dioxygenase family protein, whose product MLVIPEKTILTSLGYELDCSSEAFGYLSDSSNLLNQPEKLCQRMYQDGYLYLPSLLNPQEVWHSRQQIAERLAAEDCLEPGHPILECVAKPGLKMHFRPDLAVQSQAIKKLLYSDRMMEFYQVFLGGDVRPFDYTWLRAVAPGHGTYAHCDIVYMGRGTHDLYTTWTPLGDVSLEMGGLIILENSHRLERIKNNYGRKDVDSYCSNRKTAQLYAFGEKWWNGALSKNPVSLRKKYGGRWLTADFKAGDVLIFGMFTIHASLDNHSQQIRLSSDSRYQLASEPVDERWVGNNPVGHSAAGKRGRIC is encoded by the coding sequence ATGCTCGTGATTCCTGAGAAAACTATCCTCACTTCTTTAGGTTACGAACTCGATTGCAGCAGTGAGGCTTTTGGTTATTTAAGCGATTCTTCAAATTTACTCAATCAGCCTGAGAAACTGTGCCAGCGGATGTATCAGGACGGGTATTTATACCTTCCCTCACTTCTAAATCCCCAAGAGGTTTGGCACAGCCGTCAGCAGATTGCCGAACGCTTAGCCGCAGAAGATTGTCTCGAACCCGGACACCCGATTCTAGAATGCGTGGCAAAACCGGGATTGAAAATGCATTTTAGACCCGATTTAGCAGTCCAAAGTCAGGCAATTAAAAAACTGCTTTATTCGGATCGAATGATGGAATTTTATCAAGTTTTTTTAGGCGGCGATGTCCGACCTTTCGATTACACCTGGTTAAGGGCAGTTGCCCCCGGTCATGGTACTTATGCTCACTGCGATATCGTGTACATGGGGCGGGGAACTCATGACCTTTACACAACTTGGACACCCTTGGGCGATGTGTCTCTGGAGATGGGGGGGTTGATAATTTTAGAAAACTCGCATCGGCTGGAAAGGATTAAAAACAATTATGGGCGAAAGGATGTAGATAGTTATTGTTCCAACCGAAAGACTGCCCAATTGTATGCCTTTGGCGAAAAGTGGTGGAATGGGGCGTTATCAAAAAACCCTGTTTCTCTGCGGAAAAAATACGGAGGACGTTGGCTAACCGCCGATTTCAAAGCTGGAGATGTTTTGATTTTCGGTATGTTTACAATTCATGCCAGCTTAGATAACCACTCTCAGCAAATTCGGCTTTCTTCAGATAGCCGTTATCAGCTAGCTTCGGAACCCGTGGATGAAAGATGGGTAGGCAACAACCCTGTTGGTCACTCAGCCGCAGGGAAGCGAGGTCGTATCTGCTAA
- the rpsP gene encoding 30S ribosomal protein S16 — MIKLRLKRYGKKREASYRIVAMQSTSRRDGRPLEELGFYNPRTDEVRLNEPALTKRLQQGAQPTPTVRRILQKANVLEQVSAPTTA, encoded by the coding sequence ATGATCAAACTGCGATTAAAGAGATACGGCAAAAAGCGGGAAGCTAGCTACCGGATTGTGGCAATGCAAAGCACTTCCCGCCGTGATGGGCGTCCTTTGGAAGAACTGGGATTTTACAACCCCAGAACTGATGAAGTTAGACTAAATGAGCCAGCCCTCACCAAGCGCCTCCAACAGGGAGCGCAGCCTACGCCAACGGTGCGCCGGATTCTTCAAAAAGCTAATGTCTTGGAACAAGTCAGTGCCCCAACTACCGCATGA
- a CDS encoding PhoH family protein encodes MTEAFKTIHLPSANSAIALAGDREENLKTLAKTTGAILVLRGQELMVSGTPKQVDRTNDLVNALKPFWKDGKRISKVDIRTACQALDTGRQVEWQAMQEEVLARNRRGEDIRAKTFPQWQYIQAVRSHDLTFCIGPAGTGKTYLAAVLAVQALLSDQYERLILTRPAVEAGEKLGFLPGDLQQKIDPFLRPLYDALYEFIDTDKIPSLMERGVIEVAPLAYMRGRTLNNSFVIVDEAQNTTPAQMKMVLTRLGFRSRMVVTGDITQTDLPLNQQSGLAVAQKILQRVEGIAFCNLSKTDVVRNPLVERIVAAYENDAL; translated from the coding sequence ATGACCGAGGCATTTAAAACAATACATCTACCAAGTGCCAATAGCGCGATCGCCTTAGCAGGCGATCGAGAAGAAAACCTCAAAACCCTGGCAAAAACAACTGGCGCGATTCTAGTGTTGCGGGGTCAAGAACTGATGGTTTCTGGGACTCCTAAACAAGTAGACCGCACCAACGATCTGGTGAACGCCCTCAAACCTTTCTGGAAAGACGGGAAGCGGATCTCCAAAGTAGATATCCGCACGGCTTGTCAAGCCCTGGATACGGGACGCCAGGTGGAATGGCAAGCAATGCAAGAGGAAGTTCTTGCCCGAAACCGTCGCGGCGAAGATATTCGAGCCAAAACATTTCCTCAGTGGCAGTATATCCAAGCAGTACGCAGCCACGACCTCACCTTCTGCATTGGCCCAGCAGGCACCGGCAAGACCTACCTAGCAGCCGTTCTGGCAGTTCAGGCGCTGCTGTCCGATCAGTACGAACGACTGATTCTAACCCGTCCAGCAGTGGAAGCTGGGGAAAAATTGGGCTTTTTGCCTGGGGACTTACAGCAGAAAATCGATCCATTTCTGCGCCCCCTTTATGACGCGCTCTATGAATTTATCGATACAGATAAAATTCCTAGTTTGATGGAACGCGGGGTGATTGAAGTCGCTCCCCTGGCTTATATGCGGGGACGAACCCTCAACAACTCCTTTGTAATTGTCGATGAAGCCCAGAACACCACCCCGGCACAGATGAAAATGGTGCTGACTCGCCTGGGGTTTCGTTCTCGCATGGTGGTCACGGGCGATATCACTCAGACCGATTTACCACTTAACCAACAATCTGGGTTAGCCGTTGCCCAAAAAATCCTCCAACGAGTTGAAGGGATTGCCTTCTGCAATCTCTCCAAAACTGATGTTGTCCGCAATCCGTTAGTTGAGCGAATTGTAGCGGCATACGAAAATGATGCGTTATGA